The following proteins are co-located in the Candidatus Methanoperedens sp. genome:
- a CDS encoding nucleotide sugar dehydrogenase, with protein MTNNTDGSSFDVIIVGGLGHVGLPLGLAFADKGLKVCLYDLDQKKADVVRQGTMPFIEYGAEPILKKVLKKGNLEISLDINSISKARNVIIAIGTPVDEYLNPKTRIFLEFFARLKENLHKDQLIIIRSTVYPRTCQQVLNLLGGDGWNIAYCPERIVQGYAIKELKELPQIIAGLSEKAIEDAAELFSVLSPKIIRTSIEEAELVKLFSNAWRYIQFAVTNQFYMIAHNFGVDYNRVRQAMMEGYGRAATLPTAGFAAGPCLLKDTMQLSAFNTNNFLLGHAAMMINEGLPNFIVEDLSRRYDLSKTAVGILGMAYKNDIDDIRDSLSYKLGKILRFYGARVYYSDEYAKDPTFVSKEEAINLSKVLIIGVPHSAYKQLKFPPNKEIIDLWGILKKEDK; from the coding sequence AAGTGTGCCTTTACGACCTTGATCAGAAAAAAGCTGATGTTGTCAGGCAGGGTACAATGCCTTTTATCGAATATGGCGCTGAGCCTATCCTAAAAAAAGTTCTCAAGAAAGGAAATCTTGAGATTTCACTCGATATTAACAGTATTTCGAAAGCGCGAAATGTTATCATTGCGATAGGTACACCCGTGGATGAATATCTGAACCCAAAAACACGTATTTTCCTTGAGTTCTTTGCCAGGCTCAAAGAAAATCTTCATAAGGACCAATTGATTATTATAAGAAGCACGGTATATCCGCGCACCTGTCAGCAAGTTCTAAACTTACTGGGTGGCGATGGCTGGAATATAGCCTATTGTCCTGAACGTATTGTTCAGGGTTATGCAATCAAGGAATTAAAAGAACTGCCACAGATCATTGCCGGCTTAAGTGAGAAAGCAATTGAAGATGCCGCTGAATTGTTCAGTGTCCTTTCCCCGAAAATAATCCGGACTTCAATCGAAGAAGCGGAACTAGTCAAGCTTTTCTCGAATGCATGGAGGTATATTCAATTTGCAGTGACAAACCAGTTCTACATGATCGCACATAATTTCGGGGTGGATTATAACAGAGTACGCCAAGCCATGATGGAAGGATACGGAAGGGCAGCGACTCTGCCGACAGCAGGATTTGCCGCAGGCCCATGCCTTCTTAAAGATACAATGCAATTGTCGGCTTTTAACACCAATAATTTTCTTTTGGGTCATGCCGCGATGATGATAAACGAAGGTTTACCTAATTTTATTGTGGAAGACTTGAGTAGGAGATACGATTTAAGCAAAACAGCTGTTGGCATTCTTGGTATGGCTTATAAAAATGATATAGATGATATCAGGGATTCGCTTTCATACAAATTGGGTAAAATCTTGCGGTTTTACGGCGCTAGGGTTTACTATTCCGATGAATATGCAAAAGACCCGACTTTCGTTTCAAAAGAAGAGGCAATAAATTTAAGTAAGGTTTTGATTATAGGGGTACCCCACTCGGCATATAAACAACTTAAATTCCCACCAAATAAGGAAATTATAGATCTGTGGGGTATTCTTAAAAAAGAGGATAAATGA